From the Sphingomonas phyllosphaerae 5.2 genome, one window contains:
- a CDS encoding MFS transporter yields the protein MTDPVPADEARIIRTVTVRLLPLLIILYTVAYVDRSVVGFAKLQLAADIVLGDTAYGFGAGLFFIGYFLFELPSNILLTRVGARRWFARILVTWGLVTVSMATIRTPLAFYVLRFLLGAAEAGLYPGIVFYLTRWYPQRHLGRILGLFLMAQPFALILTGPLSAWLLGLDGTWGLRGWQWLFVVSGVPAVLLAVPTLLLLPDDPVAARWLTPADRDWLKSAVARAAPAAHAASDGWRSVLRDGRVLRLAFAFMPFPLAVYGFTLWLPTLLAAGGRDLPTAGFLFAVPYVFAAAALWIVPRLSDRSGKRHRYIIVNAILAAAGLILSAALPGTALPFAGLCVAVFGLYASQSIFWTLPSAMLSGAAAAAGIAIINSVGNLGGYLGPFVMGFIKDQTGRTTDGLYVLAASLALTVAIMAYEFRLAQRSR from the coding sequence ATGACTGACCCGGTGCCGGCGGACGAAGCGCGGATCATCCGCACCGTCACCGTGCGGCTGCTGCCGTTGCTCATCATCTTGTACACGGTCGCCTATGTCGACCGGTCGGTGGTGGGCTTCGCCAAGCTCCAGCTCGCCGCCGACATCGTCCTCGGCGATACCGCTTACGGGTTCGGGGCCGGGTTGTTCTTTATCGGGTATTTCCTGTTCGAGCTGCCCAGTAACATCCTGCTCACCCGCGTCGGTGCGCGGCGCTGGTTTGCGCGGATCCTCGTTACCTGGGGGCTGGTGACCGTGTCTATGGCGACCATCCGCACGCCGCTGGCCTTCTATGTCCTGCGGTTCCTGCTCGGTGCGGCGGAGGCCGGCCTATATCCCGGCATCGTCTTCTATCTGACCCGCTGGTATCCGCAGCGTCACCTCGGGCGCATCCTCGGGCTGTTCCTGATGGCGCAGCCCTTCGCGCTGATCCTGACCGGGCCGCTGTCGGCCTGGCTGCTCGGACTTGATGGCACCTGGGGCCTTCGCGGCTGGCAGTGGCTCTTCGTGGTCAGCGGCGTGCCCGCGGTGCTGCTGGCAGTGCCGACGCTTTTGCTACTGCCCGACGATCCCGTGGCGGCGCGCTGGTTGACGCCCGCGGATCGTGACTGGCTGAAGAGCGCGGTCGCGCGCGCGGCACCTGCGGCGCACGCAGCGTCGGATGGTTGGCGCAGCGTGCTCCGGGATGGTCGGGTGCTGCGGCTCGCCTTCGCCTTCATGCCCTTTCCGCTCGCGGTGTACGGCTTCACCTTGTGGTTGCCGACGCTCCTTGCGGCCGGCGGTCGCGACCTGCCGACGGCAGGCTTTCTCTTCGCGGTCCCCTACGTATTTGCGGCGGCAGCGCTCTGGATCGTGCCGCGCCTGTCGGATCGATCGGGCAAACGGCATCGCTACATCATCGTGAACGCGATCCTGGCCGCTGCGGGGCTGATCTTGTCGGCGGCACTTCCCGGTACGGCGTTGCCTTTTGCCGGCCTGTGTGTGGCGGTGTTCGGCCTGTATGCGAGCCAGAGCATCTTCTGGACCTTGCCGTCGGCAATGCTCAGCGGCGCGGCGGCGGCGGCGGGGATCGCGATCATCAATTCGGTGGGCAATCTCGGTGGTTATCTCGGGCCGTTCGTCATGGGGTTCATCAAGGACCAGACGGGACGGACAACCGACGGTCTGTATGTGCTCGCCGCATCGCTTGCCCTGACGGTCGCCATCATGGCCTACGAGTTTCGCCTGGCACAGCGCTCCCGCTAA
- a CDS encoding glycosyl hydrolase, with protein MLRKTFAVATIAAAGIASAAISTSNDNFNAATDEIVVVSAPASTPSSGPFAPDNLSEEQASSPVIPVADAATIAPAYQRSVYVGNYPIDYTAYELWSGKRGDGVQLHSGRANWTDWSTSLEWLIGLWSGVNRTIFWTIPLIPQGTSLEEASRGKYNAYYVEAARDLAYSFPNTQKIYIRTGWEFNGDWQPWAARGKEAAYRGAYRQFVASFRSVSSRFVFEWTPNIGDLGMNPENAYPGDDVVNIIGMDFYYNHQWDSADGAKAFAWKRDEKYGLAWHQAFAKRHKKATAYAEWGVSRDSDAAYVQAAAQWFDRHNIVYASYWNSNAAYRGKLSANQYPAVSKAYRKFVLK; from the coding sequence ATGTTAAGAAAGACCTTTGCGGTCGCAACCATTGCGGCCGCGGGAATAGCGTCGGCTGCCATCTCTACTTCGAACGACAACTTTAACGCTGCGACCGATGAGATCGTTGTTGTCAGTGCTCCGGCGTCAACGCCTTCCTCGGGACCATTTGCCCCCGACAACTTATCGGAAGAACAGGCCTCATCGCCTGTAATACCGGTCGCCGACGCGGCCACCATTGCTCCGGCTTATCAACGATCGGTGTACGTCGGAAACTATCCGATCGACTATACAGCGTACGAACTTTGGTCGGGCAAGCGAGGTGACGGCGTTCAACTTCACAGCGGCCGTGCCAATTGGACGGATTGGTCGACATCGCTGGAATGGCTGATCGGATTGTGGTCCGGCGTAAATCGGACGATTTTCTGGACGATCCCGCTTATTCCGCAAGGCACTTCGCTGGAGGAAGCCAGCCGCGGCAAATACAACGCTTACTATGTGGAAGCCGCCCGCGACCTGGCGTACTCATTTCCAAACACGCAGAAGATCTACATCAGGACGGGCTGGGAGTTCAACGGCGACTGGCAGCCGTGGGCTGCGCGCGGAAAGGAAGCCGCATATCGTGGTGCCTATCGGCAGTTTGTTGCAAGCTTCCGATCTGTTTCGTCGCGCTTCGTGTTTGAGTGGACCCCCAACATCGGTGATCTTGGGATGAATCCGGAGAATGCTTATCCAGGTGATGACGTGGTCAACATCATCGGAATGGATTTCTACTACAATCATCAATGGGATTCCGCCGACGGGGCGAAGGCTTTTGCATGGAAGCGCGACGAGAAATATGGGCTTGCCTGGCATCAGGCGTTCGCCAAGCGGCACAAGAAAGCGACCGCTTATGCCGAATGGGGGGTCAGCCGCGACAGCGATGCGGCTTATGTCCAGGCGGCCGCACAGTGGTTCGATCGGCACAACATCGTATACGCATCATATTGGAACTCGAACGCCGCCTACCGCGGCAAGCTGAGCGCCAACCAGTACCCCGCCGTCAGCAAGGCTTATCGCAAGTTCGTGCTGAAGTAG